In the genome of Caldalkalibacillus salinus, one region contains:
- a CDS encoding WGxxGxxG family protein: MKQKLIILLCVSLIAVTTMGASGFAQTNTNTNTNTNTENMRMNDTTTNPHMRDNAPMNTYDNTTTTTRADDDDTDWGWLGLVGLAGLLAFRKRDNDQNK; this comes from the coding sequence ATGAAGCAGAAGTTAATTATCTTACTATGTGTGTCTCTTATAGCGGTTACTACGATGGGGGCATCTGGATTTGCGCAAACAAACACTAATACAAATACAAACACGAACACTGAAAATATGCGCATGAACGATACCACCACGAATCCGCATATGAGAGACAATGCACCCATGAATACTTATGATAATACGACCACAACCACTAGAGCTGATGATGATGATACAGACTGGGGTTGGTTAGGTTTAGTTGGGTTGGCTGGTCTGTTAGCATTTAGAAAACGTGACAACGACCAGAACAAATAA
- a CDS encoding thioredoxin domain-containing protein produces the protein MQPNRKPNLLVSEKSPYLLQHAYNPVNWFQWGKEAFTKAKNEDKPIFLSIGYSTCHWCHVMERESFEDEEVAKMLNEHFISIKVDKEERPDIDHIYMTVCQALTGQGGWPLTVFLTPEQKPFYAGTYFPRQSMYGRPGLVELLDHIQQLWDTEREKINATSDKITRAIQEPNTQSFQQKLSTDVLEDAADQLEDMYDETHGGFGQAPKFPSPHQYLFLLREWKRTGNGTYLKMVERSLMSMHRGGIYDHIGYGFARYSVDRYWLVPHFEKMLYDNALLAYTYLDTFQATKDSYFASIAEEIFDYVHREMTSSEGGFYSAQDADSEGEEGKFYVWNPLEINDILGDQLGSLFCDYYDVTNEGNFEGKNILNLIESPSHASFAQRKGMSPEELTLKLKEAREHLFTYRQGRVPPHKDDKILTSWNGLMIAALAKGGAVLQSEVFIDRAEQALSFIEDHLIDHNGRLLARYRDGEGNLKAYIDDFAFLIFALHELYFATGQVIYVEKAQHYLKSAVKLFWDEKEGGFFFYGRDAEQLLTKPKEQYDAAIPSGNSVMALNLVRQFHLTGDPVVRKYMDEQLALYTDSVYHYPAGYTFYLCALQMVLSGPEEIVLVEGENKEHYQEALTSITQSFSPFSVLVQKTKAKKASLDQLTEMHKDKLSMDNKVTLYLCQNFSCQTPIVSVENIQKNFDHT, from the coding sequence TTGCAACCCAACCGAAAGCCGAACCTGCTGGTATCTGAAAAATCCCCGTATCTGCTCCAACATGCTTATAATCCCGTCAACTGGTTTCAATGGGGAAAAGAAGCTTTTACGAAAGCAAAAAATGAAGACAAACCCATATTCCTGTCTATCGGTTACTCCACTTGTCATTGGTGTCATGTCATGGAACGCGAGTCTTTCGAAGATGAAGAAGTAGCGAAAATGCTTAATGAGCACTTCATCTCAATTAAGGTTGACAAGGAAGAAAGACCTGATATTGACCATATTTATATGACGGTATGTCAAGCCCTTACGGGTCAAGGCGGGTGGCCGTTGACGGTGTTTCTCACACCTGAACAAAAGCCCTTCTATGCTGGGACCTATTTTCCCAGGCAAAGTATGTATGGACGCCCTGGCTTAGTCGAGCTTTTAGACCATATCCAGCAATTATGGGATACGGAGAGAGAGAAAATTAACGCGACGAGTGATAAAATTACACGAGCCATACAGGAGCCAAATACTCAATCGTTTCAACAGAAACTATCCACAGATGTACTAGAGGATGCCGCCGACCAATTGGAGGACATGTACGATGAAACACATGGTGGATTCGGTCAAGCGCCTAAATTCCCCTCACCTCATCAGTATTTATTCCTGCTACGAGAGTGGAAGAGAACAGGGAACGGTACGTATTTAAAAATGGTTGAACGATCTCTTATGTCCATGCATCGTGGCGGCATTTACGACCATATTGGCTACGGTTTTGCCCGTTACTCTGTTGATCGTTATTGGCTGGTCCCTCACTTTGAAAAAATGCTATACGATAACGCTTTGCTTGCTTATACTTATTTGGACACTTTTCAAGCGACAAAAGACTCTTATTTTGCTAGCATTGCCGAGGAAATATTTGATTATGTTCACCGTGAGATGACCTCGTCCGAGGGTGGATTTTATTCAGCACAAGACGCTGATTCAGAAGGTGAAGAAGGAAAGTTCTACGTTTGGAACCCTCTAGAGATTAATGACATTCTCGGTGACCAGCTAGGATCGCTATTTTGTGACTATTATGATGTGACAAACGAAGGGAACTTTGAAGGTAAAAATATCTTGAATCTGATTGAGAGCCCAAGTCACGCGTCTTTCGCTCAACGTAAGGGCATGTCACCGGAGGAGCTGACGCTTAAGCTGAAGGAAGCCAGAGAACATTTATTCACTTATCGCCAAGGGCGTGTCCCCCCACATAAAGATGATAAAATCCTCACTTCATGGAATGGATTGATGATTGCTGCTTTAGCTAAAGGTGGCGCCGTGCTCCAAAGTGAAGTATTTATTGATCGTGCCGAACAAGCCTTATCCTTCATTGAAGATCACTTAATTGATCATAATGGAAGACTATTAGCGAGATACCGTGACGGGGAAGGTAATCTGAAAGCGTACATTGACGATTTCGCTTTTTTAATCTTTGCTTTGCATGAGTTGTACTTTGCCACCGGTCAAGTCATCTATGTTGAAAAAGCACAACACTATCTCAAAAGTGCTGTTAAATTGTTCTGGGACGAAAAAGAGGGTGGGTTCTTCTTCTACGGCCGTGACGCGGAACAACTTTTAACCAAACCGAAAGAACAGTATGATGCAGCCATACCGTCAGGGAATTCTGTGATGGCACTGAACTTGGTGCGTCAATTCCATCTCACAGGGGACCCCGTAGTTAGAAAGTATATGGACGAACAATTGGCCCTATATACCGACAGCGTTTATCATTACCCTGCCGGTTATACATTCTACCTTTGCGCCTTACAAATGGTGCTCAGCGGACCTGAAGAAATAGTACTGGTGGAAGGAGAGAATAAGGAACATTATCAAGAGGCACTGACCTCTATCACTCAATCGTTTAGCCCCTTTTCTGTCTTGGTTCAAAAGACTAAAGCTAAAAAAGCTTCCTTAGACCAATTGACGGAGATGCACAAAGATAAATTGAGCATGGATAACAAAGTCACCCTTTATCTTTGTCAAAATTTCAGTTGTCAGACACCTATTGTATCGGTTGAAAATATACAGAAAAACTTTGATCACACTTAG
- a CDS encoding endonuclease/exonuclease/phosphatase family protein, with the protein MRILTYNIRHGRGTDQEYQLERIASIISSVEADVVGLNEVDRMYSERSMHDDQAAWLAKKLGMYHFFAPSISIPQKGHHQRREYGNALLSRYPINKAEAHVLAPDFFRAEGRSVLEATIQKGDKPLDIFVTHISLNPLLRKKQLSFLLEKATQSEHNGKTVVLMGDFNMKPSSRLWSMVTDQFNDAWIQAHGKSQGGWLSFFRKDTHSGTFPSHEPRMRIDYIFVSKHVEVTHAEVINRRSEASDHLPLLVQWV; encoded by the coding sequence ATGAGAATTTTAACTTATAACATACGTCATGGACGTGGGACAGACCAAGAGTATCAGTTAGAAAGAATTGCGTCTATTATTTCATCTGTAGAGGCTGATGTGGTGGGTTTAAATGAAGTAGACCGAATGTATTCCGAAAGAAGTATGCATGATGACCAAGCAGCGTGGTTGGCCAAAAAATTAGGGATGTATCACTTTTTTGCCCCCTCAATATCGATACCTCAAAAAGGACATCATCAGCGACGGGAATACGGGAATGCGTTACTTTCTCGTTATCCCATAAATAAGGCAGAAGCACATGTGCTCGCGCCTGATTTTTTTAGAGCAGAAGGACGTTCTGTGCTTGAAGCAACCATACAAAAGGGGGACAAACCGCTTGATATCTTTGTGACCCATATCAGTTTGAACCCACTCTTGAGGAAAAAGCAGCTGTCTTTCTTATTAGAAAAAGCCACGCAATCAGAGCATAATGGTAAAACGGTTGTCCTGATGGGCGACTTTAATATGAAGCCGTCCTCGAGACTGTGGTCTATGGTCACCGATCAGTTCAATGATGCTTGGATACAGGCTCATGGCAAGTCTCAGGGCGGGTGGTTGTCTTTTTTTCGTAAAGACACGCATTCTGGCACTTTTCCATCCCATGAGCCTCGGATGCGCATTGATTACATCTTTGTCAGTAAACATGTCGAAGTCACCCACGCTGAGGTTATTAACCGACGTTCTGAGGCATCAGATCATCTACCTTTACTTGTCCAATGGGTGTAA
- the spoVAC gene encoding stage V sporulation protein AC, giving the protein MSKKQNKLTQPQQEYQTFMKGKEPKKPLLRNLILAFLVGGFICTIGQAFTFFYMAFFDFTEKSAGDPTVATMIFIGVLLTGFGVYDHIAQWAGAGTAVPVTGFANSMSSAAIEHKSEGFVLGVGNNMFRIAGPVIVYGTVAAFVVALVREIIMRLGGS; this is encoded by the coding sequence ATGTCAAAAAAGCAAAATAAGCTCACTCAACCTCAGCAAGAATATCAAACGTTTATGAAAGGCAAAGAACCTAAGAAACCTTTACTTAGAAATTTAATATTAGCTTTTCTAGTCGGTGGGTTCATCTGTACGATTGGGCAGGCATTTACCTTTTTTTACATGGCCTTCTTTGACTTTACAGAGAAATCGGCCGGCGACCCTACCGTTGCAACGATGATCTTTATCGGGGTGCTTTTGACAGGATTCGGTGTATATGATCACATTGCGCAATGGGCCGGTGCTGGAACTGCGGTCCCCGTCACTGGATTTGCTAATAGTATGTCCTCTGCCGCTATTGAGCATAAGAGTGAAGGCTTTGTGCTAGGGGTTGGCAATAACATGTTTAGAATTGCGGGCCCTGTTATCGTTTATGGCACGGTTGCCGCTTTTGTTGTCGCATTAGTACGAGAAATAATCATGAGGTTAGGGGGCTCTTAA
- the thiC gene encoding phosphomethylpyrimidine synthase ThiC, producing the protein MTFRSQFENSKKVYKVGSRPDIKVPMREIQLTPTRETTGEVVENEPIRVYDTSGVYIDPDVDLDIRQGLPAHRHTWIIERGDVEFYEGRNLKPEDDGLIPHQMASPNIERFPITKQKSLRAKPGHNVTQMHYAKKGIITPEMEFIAIREGMDPDFVRQEVARGRAIIPANVNHPESEPMIIGRHFHVKINANIGTSAVHSSIEEEVEKMTWATRWGTDTIMDLSTGKHIHTTREWIIRNSPVPVGTVPIYQALEKVNGVAEDLTWAVYRDTLIEQAEQGVDYFTIHAGVLLRHIPLTAERTTGIVSRGGSIMAQWCLAHHEESFLYTHFEDICEILKQYDISISLGDGLRPGSIADANDEAQFAELEVLGELTDIAWKHDVQVMIEGPGHVPMHLIKENMDKQLEICKEAPFYTLGPLTTDIAPGYDHITSAIGAAMIGWYGTAMLCYVTPKEHLGLPNKDDVREGVITYKIAAHAADLAKGHPHAQKRDDAVSKARFEFRWKDQFNLSLDPERAREYHDETLPSEGAKTAHFCSMCGPKFCSMRISHDIRALASEKGMSEEQVIEEGMKEKAKAFVQEGSKVYK; encoded by the coding sequence ATGACATTTAGGTCACAGTTTGAAAACAGTAAAAAGGTTTATAAAGTGGGTTCGAGACCAGATATTAAAGTGCCCATGAGAGAGATTCAACTGACGCCTACGAGAGAAACAACAGGTGAAGTGGTAGAGAATGAACCTATACGCGTTTACGACACGAGTGGGGTGTATATAGACCCCGACGTCGACCTTGATATTCGTCAAGGATTACCAGCCCATCGTCACACGTGGATCATCGAACGCGGAGATGTTGAATTTTATGAAGGTCGAAACTTGAAACCTGAAGACGATGGATTAATCCCCCACCAAATGGCATCCCCAAACATAGAAAGGTTCCCTATAACGAAGCAAAAGTCTTTGAGGGCAAAACCAGGACATAATGTGACTCAAATGCACTACGCTAAAAAGGGCATCATCACCCCAGAGATGGAGTTTATCGCTATAAGAGAAGGAATGGATCCCGACTTTGTCCGTCAGGAGGTGGCCCGTGGCCGAGCCATTATCCCCGCTAATGTCAATCATCCTGAAAGTGAACCCATGATTATCGGTCGCCATTTTCATGTTAAGATTAATGCCAATATTGGCACTTCCGCTGTTCATTCCTCAATAGAGGAAGAAGTTGAAAAGATGACATGGGCCACTCGATGGGGGACAGACACCATTATGGACTTATCTACAGGTAAGCATATTCACACCACACGGGAATGGATTATACGCAATTCTCCTGTACCAGTAGGAACAGTGCCCATATATCAGGCTTTGGAAAAGGTGAATGGCGTCGCTGAAGATTTAACGTGGGCGGTTTATCGTGATACTTTAATTGAGCAGGCCGAACAAGGTGTCGATTATTTCACCATTCATGCTGGTGTTTTACTACGCCATATACCGCTAACAGCCGAGCGTACGACAGGAATAGTATCCCGTGGCGGGTCCATCATGGCGCAATGGTGTTTGGCACACCATGAGGAGAGCTTTCTGTACACGCATTTTGAAGACATTTGCGAAATATTGAAGCAGTACGATATTTCGATCTCGTTAGGAGATGGGCTTCGTCCAGGATCAATCGCGGATGCGAATGATGAGGCCCAATTTGCAGAGCTGGAGGTGCTAGGTGAGTTAACGGACATCGCTTGGAAACATGACGTACAAGTGATGATTGAGGGGCCTGGTCATGTGCCCATGCACTTGATTAAAGAGAATATGGATAAGCAGTTAGAGATTTGTAAAGAAGCGCCCTTCTATACCTTAGGTCCTCTTACAACGGATATTGCGCCGGGATATGATCATATCACTTCAGCTATTGGGGCTGCAATGATCGGATGGTACGGTACAGCCATGCTATGTTATGTGACACCGAAAGAGCATCTAGGTTTACCGAACAAAGATGATGTACGTGAAGGGGTCATCACTTATAAAATTGCGGCGCATGCAGCAGATCTTGCGAAGGGTCACCCACATGCTCAAAAAAGGGATGATGCTGTTTCCAAGGCGCGTTTTGAATTCAGGTGGAAGGATCAGTTTAATCTGTCGTTGGATCCTGAGCGAGCACGGGAGTATCATGACGAAACGCTGCCATCAGAAGGGGCTAAAACAGCACATTTCTGTTCCATGTGTGGGCCCAAATTTTGTTCAATGCGGATCTCTCATGATATTAGAGCACTCGCAAGTGAAAAAGGGATGAGCGAAGAGCAAGTGATCGAGGAAGGCATGAAAGAGAAAGCAAAAGCGTTTGTCCAGGAAGGTTCAAAGGTATACAAGTAA
- a CDS encoding alkaline phosphatase family protein codes for MKKKVLFILVDSLMPQLLEHALDKRLVPGFEFLTQHGTYSNDVVTVFPTMTASIDTSMITGVYPHEHGVPGLVWYDSEKKKIINYINGAKCVAKIGIKDCAKNVVFDLNEDHMSKNVETIFEALATEGLSSGSINLVAHRGTSTHQVKLPTLVKSLGCLKGDSTVPGPNIMTLGQLVYPETLQSYVKQSSSASPLQRYGVNDTFATEVCKKLIQEDQLPDFTMLYLPDHDHQVHIKGPQHAEHSLVKVDQYIQQILSAFGSWEKAREQVTFIITSDHGQTFVGKQNVYNIDLDKVLNRLNIPPLGSPVDETHQLVVCNNERMAYLYPLKQDVEQKVIDTLKEESRIDILAWKEKDTVHILQPGSERRLQYKMNGPQTDTYGQKWELKGDLKILDLDVTDDGKINYGDYPDVCSRLYGALFSQDCPLMVVTSRPGYEFKSRYFPTHNGGGSHGSLHLNDSTIPFIVSEKLEKKQLPKRLVEFKSFFLDMLHRKVHHK; via the coding sequence TTGAAGAAGAAAGTGCTTTTTATATTAGTTGACTCACTTATGCCACAATTGCTTGAGCACGCACTTGACAAGCGACTCGTTCCTGGGTTTGAGTTTCTCACGCAGCATGGCACCTATTCAAATGATGTTGTTACCGTTTTTCCAACGATGACAGCGTCCATTGATACGTCTATGATTACAGGGGTTTACCCTCATGAGCACGGTGTACCTGGTTTGGTTTGGTATGACTCTGAAAAGAAAAAAATAATTAATTATATTAACGGGGCTAAGTGTGTCGCCAAAATCGGAATAAAGGATTGTGCTAAAAATGTGGTGTTTGATCTTAACGAGGATCATATGAGCAAAAATGTGGAGACCATATTTGAAGCGCTAGCGACCGAAGGGCTTTCTAGTGGTAGTATTAATTTAGTTGCTCACCGCGGGACATCGACCCATCAAGTCAAATTACCTACGCTCGTTAAATCGCTCGGCTGTCTTAAGGGGGATTCTACCGTACCTGGTCCGAATATCATGACTTTAGGACAACTCGTGTACCCTGAGACACTACAATCGTATGTCAAACAATCATCTTCTGCCAGTCCACTTCAACGGTACGGTGTGAATGACACTTTCGCCACAGAAGTCTGCAAAAAGCTGATTCAAGAAGATCAATTACCCGATTTTACCATGTTGTACCTTCCTGATCATGACCATCAAGTACATATCAAAGGCCCTCAGCATGCTGAACATTCTCTCGTGAAGGTCGATCAATATATTCAACAAATTTTATCTGCGTTCGGCTCTTGGGAAAAAGCACGAGAACAAGTGACTTTCATCATTACCAGCGATCACGGACAAACTTTCGTCGGCAAACAAAACGTTTACAATATAGATTTAGACAAGGTATTGAATCGGTTAAATATTCCCCCGCTAGGTTCGCCTGTTGATGAAACACATCAGCTCGTCGTTTGTAACAATGAAAGAATGGCTTATCTGTATCCTTTAAAGCAAGATGTAGAACAAAAGGTGATCGACACACTCAAAGAAGAGAGTCGAATTGATATCCTCGCATGGAAAGAGAAGGATACTGTTCATATACTACAACCCGGTAGTGAAAGACGATTACAATATAAGATGAACGGGCCTCAAACGGATACGTACGGTCAAAAATGGGAACTAAAAGGTGATCTAAAGATATTGGATTTGGACGTTACGGATGATGGGAAGATCAATTACGGAGATTATCCAGATGTTTGTTCAAGACTATATGGCGCTCTATTCTCTCAAGATTGCCCACTGATGGTCGTTACGTCTCGCCCGGGCTATGAATTTAAGTCAAGATATTTCCCTACACATAATGGCGGTGGAAGTCATGGTTCATTACATCTCAATGATTCCACTATACCGTTCATCGTCAGCGAAAAATTGGAAAAGAAACAGCTTCCTAAAAGACTAGTGGAGTTTAAGTCTTTTTTCCTTGATATGCTCCACCGAAAAGTACACCACAAATAG
- a CDS encoding cold-shock protein — protein MQTGTVKWFNAEKGFGFIEQEGGSDVFVHFSAINGEGFKTLEEGQRVEFSIVEGNRGPQAENVVKL, from the coding sequence ATGCAAACAGGTACAGTTAAATGGTTTAATGCTGAAAAAGGCTTCGGTTTCATCGAACAAGAAGGTGGAAGTGACGTATTCGTACACTTTTCTGCTATCAACGGTGAAGGTTTCAAAACATTAGAAGAAGGACAACGCGTTGAATTCAGTATTGTTGAAGGTAACCGTGGACCACAAGCAGAAAACGTTGTTAAGCTATAA
- the chrA gene encoding chromate efflux transporter — protein sequence MLKTWLEIFLVSLRLGLTSFGGPVAHLGYFYEEYIKKRKWLTEEQYANLVALCQFLPGPASSQVGFGIGVVRGGLLGGFVSFVGFTFPSILLLVLFVGFLQGTDLLDQGYIQGLKVVAVAIVAHALLGMGKKLASDASRATIAILAMAFTLLFVQVWSQVVAIILAGIVGFVLWRKQTEGEPSDVNIPISKTTGTICLLIFTTLLLLLPLVRDNADILGIFDSFYRAGALVFGGGHVVLPLLEREMVPLGWVSSEAFLAGYGAAQAVPGPLFTFASYLGAVMGGWPLALLATSAIFLPGFLLLIGTLPFWGKLQQIKGVRAALKGVNAAVVGILLAALYDPIWTSTILRPIDFVLAVILFAMLSFWKLPAWSVVIVGAVAGWLMV from the coding sequence ATGCTGAAAACGTGGTTGGAAATATTCTTAGTCTCGCTTCGTCTCGGTTTAACGAGTTTTGGAGGGCCAGTGGCACACCTAGGTTATTTTTACGAGGAATACATAAAAAAAAGGAAATGGTTAACAGAGGAGCAATACGCAAATTTAGTGGCCTTGTGTCAGTTTTTACCAGGTCCTGCGAGTAGTCAGGTAGGATTTGGTATCGGTGTTGTACGTGGAGGCTTACTCGGAGGCTTTGTGTCTTTTGTCGGTTTTACTTTTCCTTCTATATTGTTATTGGTGCTTTTTGTTGGCTTTTTACAAGGGACAGACTTGTTAGACCAAGGCTATATACAAGGCTTGAAGGTAGTGGCTGTCGCCATTGTGGCCCACGCCTTGCTAGGAATGGGAAAAAAACTAGCGTCAGATGCATCACGTGCCACGATCGCCATATTAGCGATGGCATTCACGCTCCTATTTGTTCAAGTTTGGTCGCAAGTTGTCGCGATTATCCTTGCCGGGATCGTTGGTTTTGTCTTATGGAGAAAACAGACCGAGGGAGAGCCATCCGATGTCAATATCCCTATTTCTAAAACAACGGGTACCATTTGTTTACTTATATTCACGACCTTGTTATTACTCCTACCTCTCGTAAGAGATAACGCCGATATCCTTGGGATATTTGACAGCTTTTATCGGGCGGGCGCGCTTGTATTTGGGGGAGGACATGTCGTTCTACCATTACTGGAAAGAGAGATGGTGCCGTTGGGGTGGGTAAGTAGTGAGGCCTTTCTTGCTGGTTATGGTGCCGCACAAGCTGTACCGGGTCCATTGTTTACTTTTGCTTCTTATTTAGGTGCCGTCATGGGGGGATGGCCTCTGGCATTACTAGCCACAAGTGCAATTTTTTTACCTGGCTTTCTTTTATTGATCGGAACGCTCCCTTTTTGGGGGAAATTACAACAAATAAAAGGGGTTAGAGCAGCATTAAAAGGGGTTAACGCAGCAGTTGTTGGCATTTTACTGGCGGCACTTTACGACCCGATCTGGACGAGTACGATATTACGCCCCATTGATTTTGTGTTGGCTGTGATCCTATTTGCTATGCTCAGCTTTTGGAAGCTTCCTGCTTGGTCTGTCGTCATAGTGGGAGCTGTCGCAGGTTGGCTAATGGTTTAG